The region TGAGTATGTGTGTGCTTTCAAAAAACCGTTCCTGTCTGGTTATTGGGTCACGAAACGCCAGCGATTTGGCCAGGAGTTTCAGCGGTTTTGAAAAGTCATCTTCTGCCATCGGAATGATTTCCGGGTAGAGGCTGTCATTTTGAATCGGAATCCCAAGTCCCGTCAGATGCAGGCGAAGTTGATGTTTTTTGCCGGTTCGTGGCCCTAACTCATAGAGCGCCAGGTTGTTTCGCCGTTCAAGTTGATCAATCCAGGTTTCGGTATTTGGTGGGCCGTCAACTTCCTGCATGCGAAAAAAAGGTTCGCCGGTGACAATTCGGCTGTGTCGGATCAGAGGAAATCGGAGTTCTGGGTGAAGTGCGGCGAGTGCGTGGTAGACCTTCTCAATGTTTCGGTTTTGAAAAAGCATCGTGTACTCAGTTCTGGTCGCCGGATTGATCGAAAACAGAACGAGTCCCGCCGTTTCCCGATCAATCCGATGGAGTGGCACCAGCGACTCCAGATTCAATTTTTTCTTGAGCCGGACAAGCAACGTTTCCTGCAAAAATCGCCCGGCTGGAACCACGGGCAAAAAATGTGGCTTATCTGCAACCAGAAGATGTTCGTCCTGAAACAAGACCGTTTCAGGAAACGGGATGTGAGGCTCGGTTTCCAGTTCCCGGTAGTAGAAAATGCAGCTTCCAGCGGAGTACGGGCTTTTCGCATCCAGGCAGCGCCCGGTTTCATCCACGACCTGTCCTTTTGCCATTCGTGAAAGCCACGTCGCTGGCTCGACTTCAGGAAATTGATCCTGCAAAAAATCGAAGAGTGTTTTCCAGTGACCGACCGGCAGCCATTTTGAACTGGGGCTGACTCCGTCAACCATCGGAAGTGGTGATTTCAACGCCGTTCCTCCAGTTTGGAAATTCCAGGAAAGAGCCAGAAAATGAGTCCTGGAATTTCAAATTCTCTCAAGCGAGTTTACTCCATAGTCGGAAAAGCCACTCGCCCAATTGTCTTGTCAGATGGAAAATGGGTTTTCACCAGTGATCGGAAATCACGCGACCATATGTGCCATTTTCAATGAACAAAGGATTTTCCAACCAATGAATTTAAAAGAATTAATCCCACTTGGGATAACCGCCAGCAAATCAACCCGAGTAACACGTGATTTAACTGTAGCCCATTTTCATGACGACATGCCCGAAGTGTATGGCACGCCAATGATGATTTACCTGATGGAAGTGGCTGCCACCGTGGCGATTCAACCCTTTTTACCTGACGGCTGGGTATCGGTTGGGTATGGCGTTGACATCAAACATCTGGCGGCCACGCCGGTCGGCATGCACGTGACTGCTCGTGCCGAAGTGATCGATGTTTCAGAAGCATCGGTCACCTTTACTGTTGAAGCCCACGATGGAACCGAAAAAATCGGTGAAGGGAAGCACATCCGAGTCCCAATTAACATTGAGCGCTTCAACCGCCGGATCAAAGCCAAAGATGACGCCCGGAAGAAGAAAGAAGAATGAAGAAACCATTTAGTGATTAGTGATTAGTGGTTAGTGGTTAGAAATCAAGACCTTCGAAGAACCCGTAACCCGGACAAGATGACCAACTGACAAGGTGACAAGTGATTTCTTTCATCCCTCATCTCTTCCGAAAACCCGGAAGCGCGGAACCCGGAGTTACCAAAACGTCCCCTGCCTGATTTCCATTTCCTGGCTGCAGGTTCCACCATCAACGGGGCGCAAGATGAAGGCAAACTGAATGTCTTTTGAGGCTGCCTGGGTGAGTGCATATTCGATTCGTTCAAGTTCACCCAGGAGGCTGGTCGTGTCGGATTCCTCGGTGTAA is a window of Acidobacteriota bacterium DNA encoding:
- a CDS encoding thioesterase gives rise to the protein MNLKELIPLGITASKSTRVTRDLTVAHFHDDMPEVYGTPMMIYLMEVAATVAIQPFLPDGWVSVGYGVDIKHLAATPVGMHVTARAEVIDVSEASVTFTVEAHDGTEKIGEGKHIRVPINIERFNRRIKAKDDARKKKEE
- a CDS encoding pseudouridine synthase, encoding MVDGVSPSSKWLPVGHWKTLFDFLQDQFPEVEPATWLSRMAKGQVVDETGRCLDAKSPYSAGSCIFYYRELETEPHIPFPETVLFQDEHLLVADKPHFLPVVPAGRFLQETLLVRLKKKLNLESLVPLHRIDRETAGLVLFSINPATRTEYTMLFQNRNIEKVYHALAALHPELRFPLIRHSRIVTGEPFFRMQEVDGPPNTETWIDQLERRNNLALYELGPRTGKKHQLRLHLTGLGIPIQNDSLYPEIIPMAEDDFSKPLKLLAKSLAFRDPITRQERFFESTHILRSS